A single genomic interval of Sinorhizobium garamanticum harbors:
- a CDS encoding winged helix-turn-helix transcriptional regulator produces the protein MRSYNQFCPIAKAAEIFCERWTALILRDLAFGATRFSELQRGVPLASPTLLSSRLKKLEAEGVIVRSVSDDGRGPTYRLTHAGKEFVPIIMALGEWGQRWSRRTLAEHEVDLGLLLWALQKGAHPELFGTERVVIQFELTDQAENKRHWWFLNQDGTCELCLKPPDRDAQLYVIVSLIDLTRIWRGDLPFASALHHGAIELDGSARLRKVFPLWLGISPLAHIRSERREPSARSYTSWTPRSRSGGKTEHDRRR, from the coding sequence ATGAGGAGCTACAACCAGTTCTGCCCGATCGCCAAGGCCGCCGAGATCTTTTGCGAGCGCTGGACGGCTTTGATCCTGCGCGACCTTGCGTTCGGCGCCACCCGCTTTTCCGAGCTGCAGCGCGGCGTGCCCCTGGCTTCGCCGACGCTCCTGTCGTCGAGGCTGAAGAAGCTCGAGGCGGAGGGCGTCATCGTCCGGTCCGTTTCCGACGACGGGCGCGGTCCGACCTATCGGTTGACGCATGCCGGCAAGGAGTTCGTCCCGATCATCATGGCGCTCGGAGAATGGGGCCAGCGATGGTCGCGGCGGACCTTGGCGGAACATGAGGTCGATCTCGGCCTGCTACTCTGGGCCCTTCAAAAGGGGGCGCATCCTGAGCTGTTCGGTACCGAACGCGTCGTCATTCAATTCGAGCTCACAGACCAGGCGGAGAATAAGCGCCACTGGTGGTTCCTCAATCAAGACGGCACCTGTGAACTCTGCCTGAAGCCGCCCGACCGCGACGCGCAGCTCTATGTCATCGTCTCACTTATCGACCTGACACGAATTTGGCGTGGTGACCTGCCGTTTGCTTCGGCACTCCATCACGGGGCGATAGAGCTGGACGGCAGCGCAAGGCTTCGCAAGGTCTTCCCGCTATGGCTCGGCATCAGCCCGCTCGCCCATATCCGATCCGAGCGGAGAGAGCCGTCGGCTAGATCATATACGTCATGGACTCCAAGGAGCCGGAGCGGCGGGAAAACCGAACATGACCGTAGACGGTGA
- a CDS encoding sensor histidine kinase, translating into MVEDARPANASAKPRAAVGFLRGLSGKLLLLTVAFVMLAEVLIFVPSVANMRIRWLQDRLNTVAAAAVVVDGLQNVELPRAVQRDTLMATGTKAIVIRRKDASRMIATVDMPPAIDGEYDIANFTPVAAIRDAFDTLLFGGKRIVRVYGPLGESDATIELVMKDAGLRKAMLVYSRNVFLLSIAISLITAALIFLAINRMLIVPIRRMTTSMQEFSEEPSSPERLLVPPEGGDELAVAGQHLASMQRELQKTLKQQKSLAELGLAVSKINHDMRNILSSAQLISDRLADVDDPVVKRFAPTLLRTIDRAVGYTQEVLSYGRTAEAEPHRRFVALRPLVEDVAELLAIDRQSGIDFEIQIRDDVVVDADSEQLFRVVHNICRNAVEALTNHEPEDGRSRSISVSAMRTGSVVTISIDDTGPGMPAKARENLFAAFRGSARSGGTGLGLAIARELVLAHGGTIALVEKPTPGTLFRIELPDRPVPLDAFRSKARP; encoded by the coding sequence ATGGTGGAAGACGCGCGTCCGGCCAATGCGAGTGCGAAGCCCCGAGCGGCCGTGGGGTTCCTTCGCGGGCTCTCCGGCAAGCTGCTGCTTTTGACCGTGGCATTCGTCATGCTGGCGGAAGTGCTGATCTTCGTGCCTTCGGTCGCCAACATGCGGATCCGCTGGCTTCAGGATCGATTGAACACGGTGGCCGCTGCGGCCGTCGTGGTCGACGGGCTGCAGAACGTCGAGCTTCCGCGGGCAGTGCAGCGCGACACGTTGATGGCCACCGGAACCAAGGCCATCGTCATTCGCCGCAAGGATGCGTCGCGGATGATCGCCACTGTCGACATGCCGCCGGCAATCGACGGCGAATACGACATCGCTAACTTCACCCCCGTCGCTGCAATACGCGATGCCTTCGACACGCTGCTCTTCGGCGGCAAGCGGATCGTGCGCGTCTATGGCCCGCTCGGCGAAAGCGATGCGACGATCGAACTGGTGATGAAGGACGCCGGCCTGCGCAAGGCGATGCTCGTCTATTCGCGCAACGTTTTCCTTCTGTCGATCGCGATTTCGTTGATTACGGCGGCACTGATCTTTCTCGCCATCAACCGCATGCTGATCGTGCCGATCAGGCGGATGACGACGAGCATGCAGGAGTTTTCCGAAGAGCCGTCCAGCCCGGAGCGACTCCTCGTTCCGCCGGAGGGCGGCGATGAACTGGCGGTCGCCGGTCAGCACCTCGCGAGCATGCAGCGCGAACTGCAGAAAACCTTGAAACAGCAGAAGAGCCTCGCCGAACTCGGCCTCGCTGTTTCGAAGATCAACCACGACATGCGCAACATTCTCTCGTCCGCGCAACTCATCTCCGACCGGCTCGCCGATGTCGATGATCCGGTGGTCAAGCGCTTCGCGCCGACGCTGCTGAGGACAATAGACCGCGCCGTCGGCTATACGCAGGAGGTTCTCTCCTACGGGCGCACGGCGGAGGCAGAGCCGCATCGCCGCTTTGTCGCGCTGCGTCCGCTCGTCGAGGATGTCGCCGAACTTCTCGCCATCGATCGCCAGAGCGGCATCGATTTCGAGATCCAGATACGGGACGACGTCGTGGTCGACGCCGACAGCGAGCAGCTTTTCCGCGTCGTCCACAATATCTGCCGCAACGCCGTCGAGGCGCTGACGAACCACGAGCCGGAGGACGGCCGCAGCAGGTCGATCTCCGTTTCGGCCATGCGAACCGGAAGCGTGGTTACGATTTCCATCGACGACACGGGGCCGGGCATGCCGGCCAAGGCGCGCGAAAACCTGTTTGCCGCCTTTCGCGGCTCGGCGCGCTCCGGCGGCACGGGCCTCGGGCTCGCCATCGCCCGCGAACTGGTGCTCGCCCACGGCGGTACGATCGCACTCGTCGAAAAGCCGACGCCCGGTACGCTGTTCCGCATCGAACTGCCGGATCGCCCAGTGCCGTTGGACGCTTTCCGCTCGAAAGCGCGGCCCTGA
- a CDS encoding aldo/keto reductase, with protein MKTRVLGRTGATISEIGFGAWQIGGAWGDVSEEDGKRALHAALDSGVTFIDTADVYGDGRSEKIIAAVLKERGGEKPFVATKAGRRLNPHVADGYTAANIEAFFDRSLKNLGVETLDLVQLHCPPTDVYYRPDVFEALDRLVAKGKIRHYGVSVEKVEEALKAIEYPGVATVQIIYNIFRQRAQQLFFAEARKKNVGVVVRVPLASGLLTGKIGKDTVFAADDHRNFNRHGEAFDVGETFAGVPFDIALEAVEELRALVPANVAMAQFALRWILEQPAVSVVIPGARNEAQAQSNAAASALPAPDNATMAAIAALYERLIKVHVHHRW; from the coding sequence ATGAAAACGCGAGTTTTGGGACGAACGGGTGCAACGATCTCGGAAATCGGCTTTGGCGCCTGGCAGATCGGCGGTGCCTGGGGCGACGTCAGCGAAGAAGACGGCAAGCGCGCGCTTCATGCCGCGCTCGACAGCGGCGTCACCTTCATCGACACGGCCGACGTCTATGGCGACGGGCGTTCGGAAAAGATCATCGCGGCGGTGCTGAAGGAGCGCGGCGGCGAAAAGCCCTTCGTTGCCACCAAGGCCGGCCGCCGGCTCAATCCGCATGTCGCCGACGGCTATACGGCCGCCAATATCGAGGCCTTCTTCGACCGCAGCCTGAAGAACCTCGGCGTCGAAACACTCGATCTCGTGCAGCTGCATTGCCCGCCGACGGATGTTTATTATCGTCCGGATGTTTTCGAGGCGCTCGATCGGCTGGTGGCCAAGGGCAAGATCCGCCACTACGGCGTTTCCGTCGAAAAGGTCGAGGAGGCGCTGAAGGCGATCGAATATCCGGGCGTCGCCACGGTTCAGATCATCTACAACATCTTCCGTCAGCGCGCTCAGCAATTGTTCTTCGCCGAGGCGCGGAAGAAGAATGTCGGCGTCGTCGTGCGTGTTCCGCTCGCCTCAGGCCTGCTGACGGGCAAGATCGGCAAGGACACGGTCTTTGCGGCTGACGACCACCGCAATTTCAACCGCCACGGCGAGGCGTTCGATGTCGGTGAAACCTTCGCCGGCGTGCCTTTCGACATCGCGCTCGAAGCGGTGGAAGAGTTGCGCGCGCTGGTGCCGGCCAATGTGGCGATGGCCCAGTTCGCGCTTCGCTGGATCCTCGAGCAACCGGCCGTTTCCGTCGTTATCCCTGGCGCCCGCAACGAGGCGCAGGCGCAGTCGAACGCCGCGGCAAGCGCACTCCCGGCACCAGACAACGCGACCATGGCGGCGATTGCCGCACTTTACGAGCGGCTGATCAAGGTTCATGTTCATCACAGATGGTAG
- a CDS encoding helix-turn-helix transcriptional regulator: MDWTRGRGRQILVAGAVSAFALLLGLEVVKEEEELTVAEVLTEAVSIALLVGCSACVALLSSRLREQEAGNLDLRDKVARIRESNAQWRADLADHFQELGAAIQRQFAAWGCTQAEQEVGLLLLKGFSHKEIARIRGASEATIRQQATSVYHKAELSGRAALSAYFLEELLMPPGPTSPSSAHGDGFAHPEISEAAGRTTPG; the protein is encoded by the coding sequence ATGGATTGGACCAGGGGACGTGGCCGACAGATCCTTGTCGCGGGTGCGGTATCGGCATTCGCGCTGTTGCTCGGCCTTGAGGTCGTGAAAGAGGAGGAGGAGTTAACAGTCGCGGAAGTGTTGACGGAAGCGGTGAGCATCGCGCTTCTCGTCGGCTGCTCCGCCTGCGTGGCGCTGCTTTCTTCGCGCCTTCGCGAACAGGAAGCGGGCAACCTCGATCTGCGTGACAAGGTCGCGCGCATACGCGAAAGCAATGCCCAGTGGCGCGCCGACCTTGCCGACCACTTTCAGGAACTCGGCGCAGCCATCCAGCGCCAATTCGCGGCCTGGGGCTGCACCCAAGCGGAGCAGGAGGTCGGCTTGCTGCTGCTCAAGGGCTTCAGCCACAAGGAGATCGCGCGGATCCGGGGCGCAAGTGAAGCGACAATTCGCCAGCAGGCGACCTCGGTTTACCACAAGGCCGAGCTTTCCGGTCGCGCCGCGCTCTCCGCCTATTTCCTGGAGGAACTGCTGATGCCGCCGGGGCCGACGTCGCCGTCTTCCGCCCACGGCGACGGCTTTGCTCATCCGGAGATCTCCGAAGCGGCCGGCCGCACCACCCCGGGCTGA
- a CDS encoding methyl-accepting chemotaxis protein, with product MKIRGKIYLIVGIMSLLAIVITGMSLLIVSEYNDKLHQFQNASDRAFKGERLNRLVTGVVMESRGIYAAPTIEKAKPFAEGLLKNLDKIDALLKDWRPLVPADKLSSFDALARRAEEFKTFRTETARLGREVSPQAANEQGNNDANRANRKAFQAEIDVVVDANLESLEAITGEIAAFERSIILVVLGIAGLGLVAGIGTAFYIGTNQLSRPILDLTGVMKQLAGGDLSVDVPFAGRKDEIGDMAAAVGIFKQNGLAVRELNAQEAALREKSADLQSSIGVVVSAAAAGDFTKRISKDYGNEDLNRFAASVNELVGSVDSGISETRRVIASLAAGDLTQSMNGQFQGAFAELQKNVNDTLTTLQRTLREVRTTTDSINGNASELRSAADDLSKRTEQQAASLEETSAALDEITAAVRSSTERAQEASVMVTEANHSAAESASVVRSAVEAMGRIEQASNEIGQITNVIDEIAFQTNLLALNAGVEAARAGDAGKGFAVVAQEVRELAQRAASAAKDIKALISKSGSEVATGVKLVQATGTALGEIETRVLKINDHIHSIATAAREQSTGLAEVSTAVNQMDQVTQRNAAMVEEANAATHKLSAETGNLADLIAYFKVDRDAAGAIAPVKETSRPVASPARRMMGSVARAFGGSAAVARDDWEEF from the coding sequence TGCTTGCGATCGTCATTACCGGCATGTCGTTGTTGATCGTCTCGGAGTACAACGACAAGCTACATCAATTCCAGAACGCGTCCGACCGGGCGTTCAAGGGCGAACGGCTCAACCGCCTGGTGACCGGTGTCGTCATGGAATCGCGCGGTATCTATGCCGCGCCGACGATCGAAAAAGCAAAGCCCTTCGCAGAGGGCCTCCTCAAGAACCTCGACAAGATCGACGCATTGCTCAAAGACTGGCGTCCGCTTGTTCCTGCCGACAAGCTGTCGTCCTTCGATGCGCTGGCGAGGCGTGCGGAAGAATTCAAGACTTTCCGCACCGAGACGGCCCGTCTCGGCCGAGAGGTTTCGCCGCAGGCTGCCAACGAGCAGGGCAACAACGACGCCAATCGCGCCAATCGCAAGGCTTTCCAGGCCGAGATAGACGTGGTCGTGGACGCCAATCTCGAATCGCTTGAGGCGATTACGGGTGAGATCGCGGCCTTTGAGCGCTCCATTATTCTCGTTGTGCTCGGCATTGCCGGCCTCGGCCTTGTCGCCGGCATCGGTACGGCCTTCTACATCGGCACCAACCAGCTCAGCCGGCCGATCCTCGACCTGACGGGCGTTATGAAACAGCTTGCCGGAGGTGACCTCTCCGTCGACGTGCCCTTCGCCGGCCGCAAGGACGAAATCGGCGACATGGCTGCCGCCGTCGGCATCTTCAAGCAGAACGGTCTCGCGGTGCGTGAACTCAACGCCCAGGAAGCGGCGCTCAGAGAAAAAAGCGCCGATCTCCAGTCGAGCATCGGCGTCGTCGTTTCGGCGGCCGCCGCGGGCGATTTTACCAAGCGCATCAGCAAGGACTACGGCAACGAGGACCTCAATCGCTTTGCCGCGAGCGTCAACGAGCTCGTCGGCAGCGTCGACAGCGGGATTTCCGAAACGCGGCGGGTAATCGCGAGCCTTGCAGCCGGCGACCTGACGCAAAGCATGAACGGCCAATTCCAGGGCGCCTTCGCGGAGTTGCAGAAGAACGTCAACGACACACTCACGACCTTGCAGAGAACCCTGCGCGAAGTGCGCACAACGACCGACTCGATCAATGGCAACGCATCCGAATTGCGCTCTGCCGCGGACGACCTGTCGAAACGCACGGAGCAGCAGGCGGCCTCGCTCGAGGAGACCTCGGCCGCGCTCGACGAGATCACAGCCGCCGTCCGCAGTTCGACCGAGAGGGCACAGGAAGCTTCGGTCATGGTCACCGAGGCCAATCACAGCGCTGCCGAGTCCGCTTCCGTCGTGCGCAGCGCGGTCGAGGCGATGGGCCGCATCGAACAGGCCTCGAACGAGATCGGCCAGATCACCAACGTCATCGATGAAATCGCCTTCCAGACCAACCTTTTGGCTCTCAACGCGGGCGTCGAGGCGGCGCGCGCGGGTGACGCCGGCAAGGGGTTTGCAGTCGTGGCACAGGAGGTGCGTGAACTCGCTCAACGCGCCGCCAGTGCCGCCAAGGACATCAAGGCGCTGATTTCGAAGTCGGGCAGCGAAGTCGCGACCGGCGTCAAACTTGTCCAGGCGACCGGAACCGCCCTCGGCGAGATCGAAACGCGCGTCCTGAAGATCAACGACCATATCCACTCGATCGCGACGGCTGCACGCGAGCAGTCGACGGGGCTTGCAGAGGTCAGCACGGCCGTCAACCAGATGGACCAGGTCACCCAGCGCAATGCCGCAATGGTCGAGGAGGCGAACGCCGCGACCCACAAGCTTTCAGCCGAGACCGGCAACCTTGCGGACCTGATCGCCTACTTCAAGGTCGACCGCGATGCCGCCGGGGCAATCGCGCCGGTAAAGGAAACGAGCCGTCCCGTTGCTTCGCCCGCCCGGCGTATGATGGGTAGCGTCGCTCGAGCCTTCGGCGGCAGTGCTGCCGTGGCGCGGGACGATTGGGAGGAATTCTGA
- a CDS encoding DUF1810 domain-containing protein — protein MQEAFDLERFVKAQESTYRAALAELTAGAKRTHWMWFIFPQIEGLGHSPTAQYYALASLDEARAYLRHPLLGHRILECTEAVNAVQGRSALEIFGRPDDLKFRSSMTLFEKAAPTVGVFARALDRYFDGERDPRTLEKLGEG, from the coding sequence ATGCAAGAGGCCTTCGATCTGGAGCGCTTCGTGAAAGCGCAGGAAAGCACGTATCGCGCCGCGCTCGCGGAACTCACCGCCGGCGCCAAGCGAACCCATTGGATGTGGTTCATCTTTCCGCAGATCGAGGGCCTCGGCCATTCCCCGACGGCGCAATATTATGCACTCGCGAGCCTGGACGAGGCGCGGGCCTATCTGAGGCATCCGCTGCTTGGCCACCGCATCCTCGAGTGCACCGAGGCGGTCAACGCCGTTCAAGGCCGGTCCGCGCTCGAGATTTTCGGCCGACCGGATGATCTCAAGTTTCGCTCGTCCATGACGCTGTTCGAAAAAGCCGCCCCCACGGTCGGTGTCTTCGCGAGGGCGCTCGACCGCTATTTCGACGGGGAGAGGGATCCGAGGACGCTTGAAAAGCTCGGTGAAGGCTGA
- a CDS encoding dihydrolipoyl dehydrogenase family protein: protein MVLNPDICVIGGGAAGLSVAAGAAAFGVPVVLIERGRMGGDCLNFGCVPSKALIAAAKHAQGIRAAEEFGIVTGEPIVDYERLQARVHAVIGAIAPHDSAERFESLGVKVIADAARFVDDRTVAAGDHLIRARRFVIATGSSPAVPAIPGLADTPYLTNETLFDLKRLPEHLVIIGAGPVGLEMAQAYRRLGARVTVVESGKALSSGDPELVAIVLDAIRDEGTVLHQETAILSVERHAGGVRLHCENIQGRFFIDGSDLLLAAGRAPNHASLDLDVAGIRHDAKGIAVGTDLRTSNRRVYAIGDAVGGLQFTHVANYHARLVLQHILFRLPASENRDIVPRVTFTDPELAQVGAGEAEAREKSGRVDVVRWDFSANDRARTDGLGRGLIKIIVGRRGRILGAAIAGAGAGEMINGFAFAVANRLTLKHFRGYVAPYPTLSEIGKQASISYYAPVARNPLVRSVIGMLRYFG, encoded by the coding sequence GTGGTCCTCAATCCGGATATCTGCGTAATCGGCGGTGGTGCGGCCGGCCTGTCGGTGGCCGCGGGCGCCGCAGCCTTCGGCGTGCCGGTCGTTCTGATCGAACGCGGCCGAATGGGCGGGGATTGCCTGAACTTCGGCTGCGTGCCGTCGAAAGCGTTGATCGCGGCCGCGAAACACGCGCAGGGAATCCGCGCTGCGGAGGAATTCGGTATCGTCACGGGCGAGCCGATCGTCGACTACGAACGATTGCAGGCGCGGGTCCATGCGGTCATCGGCGCAATCGCGCCGCATGATTCGGCCGAACGCTTCGAGAGCCTTGGCGTGAAAGTCATCGCCGATGCGGCCCGTTTCGTCGACGACAGGACGGTCGCAGCCGGCGATCATCTCATCCGGGCGCGGCGCTTCGTGATCGCCACCGGCTCGTCGCCGGCCGTTCCAGCAATTCCCGGGCTCGCCGATACGCCGTATCTCACCAATGAAACGCTCTTCGATCTCAAGCGGCTGCCGGAACACCTCGTCATTATCGGTGCCGGACCCGTCGGGCTGGAAATGGCCCAGGCTTATCGCCGGCTCGGCGCACGCGTGACGGTCGTTGAGAGCGGCAAAGCGCTTTCGAGCGGCGATCCGGAACTGGTGGCGATCGTTCTGGACGCGATCCGTGATGAGGGCACTGTTCTTCACCAGGAAACCGCCATCCTGTCCGTAGAGCGGCACGCGGGCGGCGTGCGGCTGCATTGCGAAAACATTCAAGGGCGGTTTTTCATCGATGGCAGCGACCTGCTGCTGGCCGCCGGACGTGCTCCCAATCACGCTTCTCTCGATCTCGACGTCGCCGGTATTCGCCACGACGCGAAGGGGATCGCCGTTGGCACGGACCTTCGTACAAGCAATCGCCGCGTCTATGCGATCGGTGATGCCGTAGGTGGCCTGCAGTTCACCCATGTCGCGAACTATCACGCGCGGCTCGTGCTGCAGCACATCCTGTTCCGCCTCCCGGCGAGCGAAAACCGCGACATCGTCCCGAGGGTCACGTTTACGGATCCGGAACTCGCACAGGTCGGTGCCGGCGAGGCGGAGGCGCGGGAAAAGTCGGGCCGGGTCGACGTCGTCCGCTGGGACTTTTCCGCCAACGACCGCGCCCGCACCGATGGGCTCGGCCGGGGCCTGATCAAGATCATAGTCGGTCGGCGCGGACGGATCCTGGGTGCTGCGATCGCCGGAGCCGGTGCCGGAGAGATGATCAACGGCTTTGCTTTCGCCGTCGCCAATCGGCTGACGCTCAAGCATTTTCGCGGCTATGTGGCGCCCTATCCGACCTTGTCCGAGATTGGAAAACAGGCATCGATCTCCTATTATGCCCCCGTGGCGCGAAATCCGCTCGTTCGATCCGTGATCGGAATGCTGCGGTATTTCGGCTAG
- a CDS encoding IMPACT family protein has translation MFTLQRIETSTQEIKKSRFLAIAGPIEDEQSAKAFLAAHSDATANHNCWAWRIGQSYRFSDDGEPSGTAGKPILAAIDGQSLDRVAVVVTRWFGGVLLGSGGLIRAYGGTAALCLRAAEKVELVDTQRATIACDFTDLALIKARLTARGVALTGEAFTGTGAVLTAEMRRDIAAEVVALVTDLSRGKATVSLED, from the coding sequence ATGTTCACGCTCCAGCGCATCGAAACTTCGACACAGGAAATCAAGAAAAGCCGGTTCCTGGCGATCGCCGGCCCGATCGAGGACGAACAATCGGCAAAGGCCTTTCTCGCGGCGCATTCCGACGCGACCGCCAATCATAATTGCTGGGCCTGGCGCATCGGCCAGAGCTATCGGTTCAGCGACGACGGCGAGCCGAGCGGCACGGCGGGCAAGCCGATCCTTGCGGCGATCGACGGCCAATCGCTCGATCGGGTCGCGGTCGTCGTCACCCGATGGTTCGGCGGTGTCCTGCTCGGAAGCGGCGGGCTGATCCGCGCTTACGGCGGCACTGCGGCACTCTGTCTGAGAGCCGCTGAAAAGGTGGAACTCGTCGACACGCAGCGCGCCACGATCGCCTGCGACTTTACCGATCTTGCCCTAATCAAGGCGCGTCTGACGGCCCGCGGCGTAGCGCTCACCGGAGAAGCATTCACGGGTACAGGGGCGGTCCTGACAGCCGAGATGCGGCGGGACATCGCGGCGGAGGTCGTTGCACTCGTCACCGATCTCAGTCGCGGCAAGGCGACCGTCTCGCTCGAAGACTGA
- a CDS encoding methyltransferase family protein, whose product MIVRLIVQTVIWLAIIAAVLCASAGTVAWPAGWTFLAVMLAVSLIAGLSLARHDPALLKERLSAPIQKGQPLADKVLLTVIILYVFGSFAFMALDAVRFGWSSVPPWVQVLGALVLLLSMGLNYWTFRENSFASPVVKVQSERGQRVVSTGPYRYVRHPLYAGALLYVAGTSLFLGSWWGLATAVVLALLLAIRIGIEETALRAGLAGYGDYAARVRYRLIPFVW is encoded by the coding sequence ATGATCGTCAGGCTGATCGTGCAAACCGTCATCTGGTTGGCAATCATCGCAGCTGTGCTCTGCGCATCGGCCGGAACCGTCGCCTGGCCGGCCGGATGGACCTTCCTCGCGGTGATGCTGGCGGTCTCCCTGATCGCGGGACTGTCGCTCGCGCGGCATGATCCGGCACTTCTCAAGGAACGGCTATCGGCACCCATTCAGAAGGGGCAACCCCTCGCCGACAAGGTGCTCCTCACGGTCATCATTCTGTACGTGTTCGGCTCCTTCGCGTTCATGGCGCTCGATGCGGTGCGGTTCGGGTGGTCGTCGGTTCCGCCATGGGTGCAGGTGCTCGGCGCGCTGGTGCTCCTGCTTTCCATGGGGCTCAATTATTGGACGTTCAGGGAAAACAGCTTCGCGTCGCCGGTCGTCAAGGTTCAGAGCGAACGGGGACAAAGGGTGGTCTCCACCGGGCCCTACCGTTACGTGCGCCATCCCCTCTACGCCGGCGCCCTGCTCTACGTTGCCGGAACGTCGCTGTTCCTCGGCTCGTGGTGGGGGCTCGCGACGGCGGTTGTGCTGGCGCTGCTGCTCGCCATTCGCATCGGCATCGAGGAAACTGCGCTCCGAGCGGGCCTTGCCGGCTACGGCGACTATGCGGCGCGGGTGCGCTACCGCCTCATCCCCTTCGTCTGGTAG
- a CDS encoding TVP38/TMEM64 family protein encodes MNNGVRNGAEGAAPNPSSRRSDADHAPRRSPWRFVPFALLVVGGAACYAFGLPDYLSLTALVHHRETLSTYVDSYPLRAGSAFFAVYVAVVVFSIPAASVLTIFSGFLFGCITGGVIAIVAATLGSCLLFLAARGVLGDLLRPRAGRFLERLAKGFQRNAFLYLLILRLAPIFPFFIVNIAPAFFDVRLRTFAAATLIGIVPGTLAYAWLGRSLDDVIARSAATGGELTLSDFATRDISLGLAALALIAALPLAFKLIQSRRKTV; translated from the coding sequence ATGAACAATGGTGTCAGAAACGGGGCGGAAGGAGCAGCCCCGAACCCTTCGTCAAGGCGCAGTGACGCTGACCATGCGCCACGCCGTTCGCCGTGGCGGTTCGTGCCGTTCGCTCTTCTCGTTGTCGGTGGTGCCGCTTGTTATGCTTTTGGCCTGCCGGACTATCTTTCGTTGACGGCGCTTGTCCATCACCGCGAGACCCTCAGCACCTATGTCGATTCCTATCCGCTCAGAGCCGGTTCCGCCTTCTTTGCGGTCTATGTCGCGGTGGTTGTCTTCTCGATCCCGGCTGCGTCGGTGCTGACGATATTTTCCGGATTCCTGTTCGGCTGCATCACGGGCGGTGTTATTGCGATCGTCGCGGCGACACTGGGATCCTGCCTTCTGTTTCTTGCCGCGCGCGGGGTTCTCGGCGACCTTCTGCGCCCGCGTGCCGGGCGCTTTCTGGAGCGGCTCGCGAAAGGATTCCAGCGCAATGCGTTCCTTTACCTTCTGATCTTGCGGCTGGCGCCGATCTTTCCCTTCTTCATCGTCAATATCGCACCCGCATTCTTTGACGTGCGGCTGCGCACTTTCGCTGCCGCGACGCTGATCGGCATCGTGCCGGGCACACTCGCCTATGCCTGGCTCGGTCGCAGCCTCGACGATGTGATCGCCCGCTCGGCGGCGACCGGCGGCGAGCTTACGCTTTCGGATTTCGCGACGAGGGACATTTCGCTAGGGCTTGCGGCGCTGGCGCTCATCGCGGCATTGCCTCTGGCGTTCAAGCTAATACAGTCGCGCCGCAAGACGGTCTGA
- a CDS encoding class I SAM-dependent methyltransferase yields MSEHDSDGIQEHNREAAAIWGAGGRHYDLVSFAISDALAHTVQRLSPKPGDKVLDVATGTGWSARNAARFGADVKAIDISADLIDAARRLSTGVEPAIDYRVADAENLPFPDESFDKVLSTFGVIFAGDHRRAASELARVCRKGGRLCMSAWSPTGAVARFFAVIGAHAPPPKESPLSWGDPAYVEDLLGREFTLTFEPGTNNAYHESVEAIWNWYLRGFGPLRMLYEGLNEGERAALKRDVDAYHAHYQVEAGLHIRREYLVVIGEKR; encoded by the coding sequence ATGTCGGAACATGACAGCGACGGGATCCAGGAACATAACCGCGAGGCGGCAGCAATCTGGGGAGCAGGCGGCAGGCACTACGACCTTGTCAGCTTCGCCATCTCGGACGCGCTGGCACATACTGTCCAGCGATTGAGCCCGAAGCCGGGTGACAAAGTGCTCGACGTTGCCACCGGCACCGGCTGGAGCGCGCGCAATGCAGCGCGCTTCGGCGCAGACGTCAAAGCGATCGACATATCGGCGGATCTGATCGACGCGGCCCGGCGGCTTTCGACCGGTGTCGAGCCGGCGATCGACTATCGTGTCGCCGATGCCGAGAACCTGCCCTTCCCGGACGAAAGCTTCGACAAGGTGCTCTCGACCTTCGGCGTGATATTCGCCGGGGACCATCGCCGTGCGGCGAGCGAACTGGCGCGGGTCTGCCGCAAAGGAGGACGGCTCTGCATGTCGGCTTGGTCGCCGACGGGCGCTGTTGCCCGCTTCTTCGCTGTGATCGGCGCTCACGCGCCGCCACCGAAGGAATCGCCGCTCTCTTGGGGCGATCCGGCCTATGTCGAAGACCTGCTCGGGCGGGAATTCACACTCACTTTCGAACCCGGAACCAACAACGCCTACCATGAAAGCGTCGAAGCGATCTGGAACTGGTACCTGCGCGGCTTCGGGCCGTTGCGGATGCTTTACGAAGGTTTGAACGAGGGCGAACGGGCCGCGCTGAAGCGCGACGTCGATGCCTATCACGCGCACTACCAGGTCGAGGCCGGGCTCCACATCAGGCGCGAGTATCTCGTGGTCATTGGCGAGAAGCGATGA